The Arachis hypogaea cultivar Tifrunner chromosome 16, arahy.Tifrunner.gnm2.J5K5, whole genome shotgun sequence genome contains a region encoding:
- the LOC112758388 gene encoding putative F-box protein PP2-B12: MIMVAKTVEPKRVMEFDNLPEGCIANVLSFTTPRDASALSLVSSSFRSAAQSDLVWERFLPSDYLSILSQSQFPNLSSKKDLFFHLCHKPLLVDSGKKSFALDKKYGKKCYMLSARSLSIVWGDSPRYWRWISLPDTRFSEVAELVSVCWLEIRGWINTAMLSEDTMYGAYLVYKPSLMGRSYGFDYQPVEVTVGVAGESDPPKRTVYLDAEKPQRQSQRQIIPRRSRHRYRLMAGVEEPAPPPPPPSPEPSVESVPNCKGGSECPKERDDGWWEIELGEFFNKGCEDREMEMAVYEVKSGDWKGGLVVQGIEIRSKFNPINSIASN, from the exons ATGATAATGGTAGCAAAAACGGTAGAGCCAAAGAGAGTAATGGAGTTCGATAACCTTCCAGAAGGATGCATTGCAAATGTGCTATCCTTCACGACTCCTCGCGACGCCTCCGCCCTTTCACTGGTTTCCTCCTCCTTCCGCTCCGCCGCCCAATCCGACCTCGTTTGGGAGAGGTTCCTCCCCTCCGATTACCTATCCATCCTCTCCCAATCCCAATTCCCTAATCTCTCTTCCAAGAAGGACCTGTTTTTTCATCTCTGCCACAAGCCCCTCCTCGTTGACTCCggcaaaaaa AGCTTTGCATTGGATAAGAAATACGGGAAGAAATGTTACATGCTCTCAGCTAGGTCTCTCTCTATTGTATGGGGAGATTCACCCAGGTACTGGAGATGGATTTCTCTCCCAGACACCAG GTTTTCGGAAGTAGCAGAACTTGTAAGTGTATGCTGGCTGGAAATTAGGGGGTGGATCAACACAGCCATGCTCTCTGAAGACACAATGTACGGAGCTTATCTTGTCTACAAGCCAAGCCTGATGGGTAGATCCTACGGTTTCGATTACCAGCCGGTTGAGGTCACTGTTGGCGTCGCCGGAGAATCCGATCCTCCAAAGCGAACTGTCTATTTGGACGCAGAAAAGCCCCAGAGGCAAAGCCAGCGCCAGATTATTCCTCGCAGATCCCGTCATCGTTATCGTTTGATGGCCGGCGTTGAAGAGCCAGCCCCACCGCCTCCACCGCCATCTCCTGAACCTTCTGTGGAGAGTGTTCCTAATTGCAAAGGTGGAAGTGAGTGTCCGAAGGAGAGAGATGACGGGTGGTGGGAGATTGAATTGGGCGAGTTCTTCAACAAAGGATGTGAAGACAGGGAAATGGAAATGGCTGTTTATGAAGTCAAGAGTGGCGATTGGAAGGGTGGGCTTGTCGTTCAAGGAATTGAAATAAGGTCTAAGTTCAACCCAATCAATTCAATTGCATCAAATTAG
- the LOC112756835 gene encoding uncharacterized protein, with the protein MGLCHVPFCLMGDFNEILQVEDRKRVNSLLASAEEFKSQVHDMQLMDLPLTNRKFTWFRGQSCSQIDRVLVNIEWAKEFPDIRLKGGPMGLSDHCLLIVEDTRVRRGPRTFRSLDFWFTHENFLRMVKNEWRGLGDAQFTCKLKALMIPLRQWHQNNFGDMDNKLRRFEEEIRRLDNMVSDGIYDGMTEARRKALVSFCEKWYVRKKIHWKQMSRSKHARNMDKNTRYFHNIASARRRNNRIDVLMIHGRLVRNETRIKVAIRGVYKDLYRQEYAPRIGVRDGLLK; encoded by the coding sequence ATGGGGCTGTGCCATGTACCGTTCTGTTTGATGGGCGACTTTAATGAGATCCTGCAAGTCGAAGATCGCAAAAGGGTGAACAGTCTACTGGCATCAGCGGAGGAGTTTAAGAGTCAGGTACATGACATGCAGTTGATGGATTTACCGCTTACTAATAGGAAGTTCACCTGGTTCAGGGGTCAATCATGTAGTCAAATTGATAGAGTTCTGGTAAATATAGAATGGGCAAAGGAGTTTCCAGATATACGGCTAAAAGGTGGACCAATGGGATTGTCAGATCACTGTCTGTTGATTGTGGAAGATACAAGAGTAAGAAGAGGCCCCCGAACCTTCAGAAGCCTGGATTTCTGGTTTACACATGAGAATTTTCTGAGAATGGTCAAAAATGAATGGAGAGGTTTGGGAGATGCTCAGTTCACATGTAAACTGAAGGCCTTGATGATACCTTTGCGGCAATGGCATCAGAATAACTTTGGTGACATGGATAACAAGCTAAGGAGGTTTGAGGAAGAGATCAGGAGGCTTGACAATATGGTTAGTGATGGCATCTATGATGGTATGACGGAGGCTAGAAGGAAGGCATTGGTGAGCTTTTGTGAAAAGTGGTATGTTAGGAAGAAAATCCACTGGAAGCAGATGTCTCGGTCCAAACATGCTAGGAACATGGATAAGAATACCAGATATTTTCATAACATTGCCTCGGCTAGAAGAAGAAATAACAGGATAGATGTTCTGATGATTCATGGAAGGCTTGTGCGAAATGAGACAAGGATAAAGGTGGCAATTAGGGGGGTTTACAAGGATCTGTATCGTCAGGAATATGCTCCGAGGATTGGTGTTCGGGATGGTTTGTTGAAGTAG